In Dama dama isolate Ldn47 chromosome 9, ASM3311817v1, whole genome shotgun sequence, the following proteins share a genomic window:
- the LOC133061272 gene encoding small ribosomal subunit protein eS27-like, giving the protein MPLAKDLLHPSPEEEKRKHKKCLVQSLNSYFMDIKCPGCYKITTVVSHAQTVVLCVGCSIVLCQPTEGKARLTEGCCFRRKQH; this is encoded by the coding sequence ATGCCTCTCGCAAAGGATCTTCTTCATCCCTCTccagaagaggagaagaggaaacaCAAGAAGTGCCTGGTGCAGAGCCTCAATTCCTATTTCATGGATATAAAATGCCCAGGATGCTATAAAATCACCACCGTCGTTAGCCATGCACAAACAGTAGTTTTGTGTGTTGGCTGCTCTATTGTCCTCTGCCAGCCTACAGAAGGAAAAGCAAGGCTTACAGAAGGATGCTGTTTCAGACGGAAGCAGCACTAG